Proteins encoded by one window of Paenibacillus sp. DCT19:
- a CDS encoding peptidyl-prolyl cis-trans isomerase has protein sequence MTRQEKGLWTAVIVLTLGMLMMGSVMVLQGLRTGREEGELPHDSGQEEGSAVATINGEVITDKEWTDALKKRYGSELLLQMLNRKAVYAEAIARNLTVSPKEIAKELHNAMDGYDSEQSYYDEMQSQLGLSRQDLELEAGYRLLLEKIATSSIQIKDSDIERYWNEHREDYVSPEKYDLSMIVVKDEREADSLLEALENGADFEQTARVESTDSFSRDLGGKLGWIEQNDPFQPEEVLNLAGQLEIGDIAGPVDIQEGYAIIKLNDIQERQEQSAEEAHEEIRMQLALSQADPLPQVEERLRDKYEAVVVSDIPAS, from the coding sequence ATGACAAGGCAAGAAAAAGGATTGTGGACGGCTGTCATTGTCTTGACGCTTGGTATGCTTATGATGGGTTCGGTCATGGTGTTGCAGGGTCTCAGAACAGGTCGTGAAGAGGGGGAACTGCCCCATGATTCTGGTCAAGAAGAAGGTAGCGCTGTAGCCACTATTAATGGAGAGGTAATTACGGATAAGGAATGGACAGATGCTTTGAAGAAGCGCTATGGCAGTGAACTACTGCTTCAGATGCTCAACCGCAAAGCAGTATACGCCGAAGCCATTGCCCGTAATCTAACGGTATCACCTAAAGAAATTGCGAAGGAACTTCACAATGCCATGGATGGATATGATTCGGAACAATCGTATTATGACGAGATGCAGTCTCAGCTTGGTTTATCTAGGCAGGATCTTGAACTGGAGGCGGGGTATAGGCTTCTACTGGAGAAGATTGCAACGAGCAGCATTCAGATTAAGGATTCAGATATCGAGCGTTACTGGAATGAGCATCGGGAAGATTACGTTTCTCCGGAGAAGTATGATCTGTCCATGATCGTGGTGAAGGATGAAAGAGAAGCGGATTCCTTATTGGAAGCTCTGGAAAACGGGGCGGACTTCGAGCAGACCGCACGTGTCGAATCGACCGACAGCTTCTCTCGTGATTTGGGCGGAAAACTAGGCTGGATTGAGCAGAATGATCCATTTCAACCTGAAGAAGTATTGAACCTTGCAGGTCAATTGGAGATTGGTGATATTGCAGGACCTGTAGATATTCAAGAAGGGTATGCCATCATCAAATTGAACGATATTCAGGAACGTCAGGAGCAATCGGCAGAAGAGGCTCACGAAGAAATTCGGATGCAACTGGCATTAAGTCAAGCAGACCCGCTTCCCCAGGTGGAAGAAAGACTTCGAGACAAGTATGAAGCGGTGGTCGTGTCCGATATTCCGGCGTCATAA
- the cysK gene encoding cysteine synthase A: MAKVVNNVTELIGGTPLVRLNRIVPEGSAEIFVKLEYQNPGSSVKDRIAVSIVEEAEKEGKLKPGDTIIEATSGNTGIGLAMVAAAKGYKSVIVMPETMSLERRNLLRAYGAELVLTPGAEGMNGAVKKAEELLKENPTYFMAEQFKNKANVKIHRETTGPEIVEAIQSVGGTLDAFVAGIGTGGTITGTGEVLKEAFPSVKVIAVEPAASPILAGGKPGPHKIQGIGANFIPEILDQEIYDEIIHIENDDAFETARLVAKEEGILSGISSGAAIRAGLQVAKQLGEGKRVVVIVPSNGERYLSTPLYNFEA; this comes from the coding sequence ATGGCTAAAGTAGTAAATAACGTAACAGAACTCATCGGAGGTACTCCGCTTGTTCGTCTGAACCGTATCGTACCAGAAGGCAGTGCTGAAATATTCGTGAAGCTGGAGTATCAGAATCCAGGGTCAAGCGTTAAAGACCGTATTGCAGTTAGCATTGTAGAAGAAGCGGAAAAAGAAGGCAAGTTGAAACCAGGTGATACCATTATTGAAGCAACAAGTGGTAACACAGGAATCGGTCTCGCGATGGTGGCTGCAGCTAAAGGCTATAAGTCCGTTATTGTTATGCCTGAAACAATGAGCTTGGAGCGCCGCAACTTGCTTCGTGCTTATGGTGCTGAGCTTGTGCTTACGCCTGGAGCTGAAGGTATGAATGGTGCTGTCAAAAAAGCGGAAGAACTCCTGAAGGAGAATCCGACCTATTTCATGGCTGAGCAATTTAAAAATAAAGCGAACGTGAAGATCCACCGTGAAACGACTGGCCCTGAGATTGTTGAAGCGATTCAATCCGTGGGTGGTACGTTGGATGCTTTCGTTGCAGGGATTGGTACAGGCGGTACAATTACAGGAACAGGTGAAGTGCTGAAAGAAGCGTTCCCTTCTGTAAAAGTTATTGCTGTAGAGCCAGCGGCTTCGCCAATTTTGGCTGGCGGTAAGCCAGGACCCCACAAAATCCAAGGAATTGGAGCCAACTTCATTCCTGAAATTTTGGATCAAGAAATCTATGATGAGATCATTCACATTGAGAATGATGATGCATTCGAAACAGCTCGCCTGGTAGCCAAAGAAGAAGGTATCCTGTCTGGTATCTCTTCTGGTGCAGCAATTCGCGCAGGTTTGCAAGTCGCTAAACAATTGGGTGAAGGCAAGCGTGTAGTGGTTATTGTACCAAGTAACGGCGAACGTTATTTGAGCACACCGCTATACAATTTCGAAGCTTAA
- the hslO gene encoding Hsp33 family molecular chaperone HslO — MENKKQDRLIRGTAMDGRVRAFAVQTTELVEELRRRHDTFPTATAAMGRTLTAAAIMGAMLKGEEKLTIQVKGDGPIGQIVADANAKGEVRGYVSNPHVHLPSNSMGKLDVRGAVGTEGFVNVTKDLGLKEPYRGSVPIISGELGEDFTYYFAKSEQTPSAVGVGVLVDTDNSVIVAGGFIVQLLPGLSDDEITVIEKSIGTLPPVTTLLDQGLELEQLLTRILPDVQVLDEMDIRFRCECSRERVEQTLISLGQSEMEQLIEEEGQAEVVCQFCNEAYDFNKEQLETILEQAKN; from the coding sequence TTGGAAAACAAAAAACAAGATCGATTAATTCGAGGTACAGCAATGGATGGACGGGTTAGAGCATTTGCTGTCCAAACGACAGAATTGGTTGAGGAGCTGCGCAGAAGACACGATACGTTTCCCACGGCTACAGCTGCCATGGGGCGTACCCTTACAGCTGCGGCTATCATGGGTGCTATGCTTAAGGGAGAAGAGAAGCTCACCATCCAGGTAAAGGGCGATGGCCCAATTGGCCAAATTGTAGCAGATGCTAATGCGAAAGGCGAAGTGCGTGGCTATGTCTCCAATCCACACGTGCACTTGCCTAGCAATAGTATGGGCAAGCTTGACGTTAGGGGTGCAGTAGGAACGGAAGGCTTCGTCAATGTAACGAAAGACCTTGGACTGAAAGAACCTTACCGTGGTAGTGTCCCAATTATTTCTGGTGAACTGGGTGAAGATTTCACGTACTATTTTGCTAAGTCAGAGCAAACGCCGTCTGCTGTAGGTGTAGGTGTTCTGGTTGATACGGATAACTCAGTGATCGTGGCAGGTGGATTTATTGTACAGCTCCTTCCGGGATTGTCCGATGATGAGATTACAGTTATTGAAAAGTCCATCGGTACACTGCCGCCAGTTACAACTTTGCTGGATCAAGGACTTGAGCTCGAACAATTGTTGACTCGAATCCTCCCTGATGTACAAGTACTAGATGAAATGGATATTCGATTCCGTTGTGAGTGTTCACGGGAACGCGTAGAGCAAACGCTCATTAGCTTAGGCCAATCCGAGATGGAGCAATTGATTGAAGAAGAAGGTCAAGCTGAAGTGGTATGTCAATTCTGTAATGAAGCGTATGATTTCAACAAGGAACAACTTGAGACCATTCTGGAGCAAGCCAAGAACTGA
- the folB gene encoding dihydroneopterin aldolase, translated as MDRMVLHRMEYYGYHGVFEEERKLGQRYYIDLEIDMDLGEAGRNDDLTKTINYAEIHELVKHDVENTSFQLIEALGEHIASSLLDTYTIINALTVKVTKPHPPFDIHFGGVTVELRRTRK; from the coding sequence ATGGATAGAATGGTGCTGCACCGGATGGAGTATTACGGATATCACGGGGTATTTGAGGAAGAGCGGAAGCTTGGACAGCGTTATTATATTGATCTGGAGATCGATATGGATTTGGGCGAGGCTGGACGTAATGATGACTTAACCAAAACAATCAATTATGCAGAGATTCATGAATTAGTGAAGCATGATGTCGAAAATACATCATTCCAGTTAATTGAAGCTTTAGGTGAGCATATTGCATCTTCTTTACTAGACACTTATACTATTATCAATGCATTGACAGTCAAAGTGACGAAGCCACATCCACCATTTGATATTCATTTTGG
- the pabA gene encoding aminodeoxychorismate/anthranilate synthase component II, producing MILVIDNYDSFTYNLVQYLGELGETVEVRRNDEIDLAGIEALAPDHILISPGPCTPTEAGISLAVIDHFKGSIPIFGVCLGHQSIGQAFGGNVIRADRMMHGKTSEMHHNGTSVFAGLPSPFTATRYHSLIVERSSLPDCLEITAETAEGEIMGLRHKEYAIEGVQFHPESIITDHGHQMLRNFLSGRVTV from the coding sequence ATGATACTGGTTATCGATAATTACGATTCCTTCACGTACAACCTGGTTCAATATCTTGGTGAACTAGGTGAGACTGTAGAAGTACGTCGCAACGATGAAATTGATCTGGCAGGTATTGAGGCCTTGGCACCTGATCATATTCTGATCTCTCCAGGCCCGTGCACTCCAACTGAAGCAGGGATCAGCTTGGCTGTTATTGATCACTTCAAGGGTAGCATTCCGATCTTTGGCGTATGTCTGGGACATCAATCCATTGGACAGGCCTTCGGCGGTAATGTGATTCGAGCAGATCGAATGATGCATGGTAAGACATCCGAGATGCATCATAACGGTACATCCGTCTTTGCTGGATTACCGTCACCTTTTACAGCTACACGTTACCATTCCTTGATTGTTGAGCGCAGCAGCTTACCAGACTGCTTAGAGATCACAGCAGAAACTGCTGAAGGTGAGATTATGGGATTGCGCCATAAAGAGTATGCGATAGAAGGCGTTCAGTTCCATCCAGAATCGATTATTACAGATCACGGTCATCAGATGTTACGTAACTTCTTGTCCGGGCGGGTGACCGTATAA
- a CDS encoding aminotransferase class IV, translated as MNYAAINGDVIHMAAAVIPVTDHGFLYGLGLFETFRTYRGVPFLLEQHLERMAAGCHELGIPFTVTPAEVTDWIQRLLQANELEDAYVRYTISAGEAPLGLPSGDYIQPNHILMAKELPPLSPSLYEQGKMLQCLTTPRNTPEGNVRFKSLHYMNSILAKRELNGYGAPTQGAEGLQLTRSGYVAEGIVSNVFWMMQGVLCTPAIETGILPGITRAVVLQLALQQGIPCKEGLFRWDELLQADEVFLTGSVTELVPVTALRDQHGTETIISNGQIGSVTALLLGMYREKAGYTS; from the coding sequence ATGAACTATGCCGCGATCAACGGAGACGTAATCCATATGGCGGCAGCCGTGATTCCGGTAACGGATCACGGCTTTTTATATGGACTTGGTTTGTTTGAGACATTTCGGACGTATCGTGGCGTGCCGTTTCTGCTGGAGCAGCATTTAGAGCGAATGGCTGCTGGATGTCACGAACTAGGTATTCCTTTTACGGTAACGCCGGCAGAGGTAACAGATTGGATTCAGCGTTTGTTACAAGCAAATGAGTTAGAGGATGCTTATGTGCGTTATACCATCTCAGCGGGTGAAGCTCCTCTTGGATTACCATCAGGAGATTATATTCAGCCCAATCATATCTTGATGGCCAAAGAGTTACCTCCCCTATCTCCCTCTCTCTATGAGCAGGGCAAGATGCTTCAATGTTTGACGACACCTCGCAATACGCCTGAAGGGAATGTTCGCTTCAAGTCGTTACATTATATGAACAGCATTCTTGCCAAACGGGAGTTGAATGGATATGGTGCACCAACTCAGGGCGCAGAAGGGCTGCAATTAACACGTAGCGGCTATGTGGCTGAGGGGATCGTAAGCAACGTATTTTGGATGATGCAGGGTGTGCTGTGCACACCAGCAATTGAGACGGGTATTTTACCAGGTATCACTCGTGCTGTTGTGTTGCAGTTAGCATTACAGCAAGGTATTCCTTGTAAGGAAGGATTATTTCGCTGGGATGAGCTGCTGCAAGCAGACGAGGTTTTCCTGACAGGGTCAGTAACGGAGCTTGTGCCTGTCACGGCTTTGCGTGATCAACATGGAACGGAAACCATCATTAGCAATGGACAAATAGGCTCAGTTACAGCCTTACTTCTGGGTATGTATCGAGAGAAAGCGGGGTATACTTCATGA
- the folP gene encoding dihydropteroate synthase: MTLTPVIYERTYSFGPAELKLGERTLIMGILNVTPDSFSDGGRYNHVDLAVAHAIQMIEDGADLIDIGGESTRPGSQVVSSEEELNRIIPVIEALHQQAPHIPISVDTYKADVARQAILAGAHIINDVWGAKADPAMAQTAAELGCPLMLMHNRQERDYSNYLQDVVQDIEESVQIALKAGVHQDQIIIDPGIGFVKDLKENLTLMSSLAMLNELGYPVLLATSRKRFIQNTLGVKSDDAVEGTAATVAFGIAQGCQMVRVHDVKSIRRTVDMCDAMLYASPGLRRK, from the coding sequence ATGACACTTACGCCAGTTATATATGAACGAACTTATTCATTTGGCCCAGCTGAATTGAAACTTGGAGAACGGACATTAATTATGGGCATCTTGAACGTCACGCCTGATTCATTCTCCGACGGTGGGCGTTACAATCATGTTGATCTCGCTGTGGCTCATGCCATACAGATGATAGAGGACGGCGCCGATCTGATCGATATCGGTGGGGAATCTACGAGACCAGGATCACAGGTTGTGAGCTCCGAGGAGGAATTAAACCGGATTATTCCGGTAATTGAAGCGTTGCATCAGCAAGCTCCGCATATTCCGATATCCGTGGATACCTACAAGGCGGATGTAGCTCGACAGGCTATCCTGGCAGGAGCACATATCATCAATGATGTGTGGGGAGCAAAAGCCGACCCGGCTATGGCACAAACAGCAGCGGAACTTGGTTGCCCTCTGATGTTGATGCACAATCGACAGGAACGAGACTACTCCAATTATTTGCAAGATGTTGTGCAGGATATCGAGGAAAGTGTGCAGATTGCCCTGAAAGCAGGTGTACATCAGGATCAGATTATCATTGATCCGGGAATCGGCTTTGTAAAGGATCTGAAGGAGAATCTCACCTTGATGTCTTCATTAGCTATGCTGAACGAGCTAGGTTATCCTGTTCTACTAGCAACTTCACGTAAGAGGTTCATCCAGAACACCTTGGGGGTTAAGTCCGATGATGCAGTAGAGGGCACAGCTGCAACTGTAGCTTTTGGCATTGCACAAGGCTGTCAGATGGTACGTGTCCATGATGTAAAATCAATTCGTCGGACGGTAGATATGTGTGATGCCATGTTATATGCATCTCCAGGTTTGCGAAGAAAATAA
- the nadA gene encoding quinolinate synthase NadA, with amino-acid sequence MEALALERKAEMNRELRERLMELKKERNAIILAHYYQRDEVQEVADFRGDSFLLAQKAAETDADVIVFCGVHFMGESAKILAPNKTVIIPDERAGCPMADMVNVEGLRKLKAQHPNAKVVTYINSSAEIKAETDICCTSANAVKVIQSVDSDEIIWVPDKNLGHYVQQHTDKKMIIWEGYCNTHDMLTVKDVVEMRAKYPNAEFVVHPECRPEVVEMGDFVGSTTAILEYCKKSTTKEFIVGTEDGTGYQLRLDSPDKQFHFATKFLVCPNMKVNNLKKLVKCLETMKPQIYVPPAVADKARESLERMLLVK; translated from the coding sequence GTGGAAGCTCTGGCTTTAGAGCGCAAGGCTGAGATGAACCGTGAGCTGCGTGAGCGGCTGATGGAGTTGAAAAAGGAACGTAATGCTATTATTCTTGCTCATTATTACCAGCGTGATGAAGTACAGGAAGTTGCCGATTTTCGAGGAGATTCATTTCTGTTAGCTCAAAAAGCTGCAGAGACCGATGCAGATGTAATCGTATTCTGTGGAGTTCATTTTATGGGTGAAAGCGCTAAAATTTTGGCACCAAACAAAACGGTTATTATTCCGGATGAACGTGCAGGTTGCCCGATGGCTGATATGGTCAACGTTGAAGGGCTCCGTAAGTTAAAAGCACAACATCCAAATGCCAAAGTGGTTACGTATATCAATTCCTCGGCAGAGATCAAAGCAGAAACGGATATCTGTTGTACCTCAGCAAATGCAGTTAAAGTGATCCAATCTGTTGATTCCGATGAAATCATCTGGGTACCTGATAAAAATCTAGGTCATTATGTGCAGCAACATACGGACAAGAAGATGATTATCTGGGAAGGGTATTGTAATACCCACGATATGCTTACAGTTAAAGACGTTGTTGAGATGAGAGCGAAATATCCGAATGCTGAATTTGTTGTCCATCCTGAATGTCGCCCAGAAGTAGTGGAGATGGGTGATTTCGTAGGCAGCACTACAGCGATTCTTGAATACTGCAAGAAGTCTACAACGAAAGAGTTCATCGTAGGTACGGAAGATGGCACAGGGTATCAGCTTCGTCTGGATAGCCCAGACAAACAGTTTCATTTTGCCACCAAGTTTCTCGTTTGCCCTAACATGAAGGTGAATAACCTGAAGAAACTGGTGAAGTGTCTGGAAACGATGAAGCCGCAAATTTACGTACCACCAGCTGTTGCTGACAAAGCTAGAGAATCACTAGAGCGCATGTTACTGGTGAAGTAA
- a CDS encoding type III pantothenate kinase: MILVVDVGNSNIVLGVYQGRTLLHHFRLSTSRQSTVDEYGVLIYNLFHMSGISTRDIEGVIISSVVPPLVNVIETMCAKYVGKKPMLVGPGIKTGLNLRYENPREVGADRIVNAVAAVHKYGGPLVVVDFGTATTFDCIDEKGNYLGGAIVPGIHIATEALYERASKLPRIELEKPKKVIGRNTVHAMQAGIIYGYAGQVDGIVERIREELGAKPKVIATGGLAALIAEETRSIEEVDPLLTLEGLRIIYERNRER; this comes from the coding sequence TTGATTCTTGTAGTAGACGTGGGCAACAGCAATATCGTTCTTGGTGTATATCAAGGCCGAACGTTGCTCCACCATTTTCGCCTGAGCACATCTCGTCAGTCCACAGTGGATGAATATGGCGTATTGATTTATAATTTATTTCATATGTCCGGTATCTCTACACGTGACATTGAAGGAGTTATCATTTCATCTGTCGTTCCACCACTGGTGAATGTGATTGAAACGATGTGTGCTAAGTATGTTGGCAAAAAGCCAATGCTTGTTGGACCTGGAATTAAGACAGGACTTAATCTGCGTTACGAGAACCCTCGTGAAGTAGGTGCAGATCGGATCGTTAATGCAGTAGCAGCCGTTCATAAATATGGAGGGCCACTTGTTGTTGTTGATTTCGGAACAGCGACGACGTTTGACTGTATTGACGAGAAGGGCAATTATCTAGGGGGGGCCATCGTACCAGGCATTCATATTGCCACAGAAGCACTGTACGAGCGGGCGTCGAAGTTACCCCGTATTGAGCTAGAGAAACCCAAGAAGGTCATAGGCCGTAATACGGTTCATGCCATGCAAGCGGGTATTATCTATGGTTATGCAGGGCAAGTAGACGGGATTGTGGAACGCATTCGCGAGGAGCTGGGAGCGAAACCAAAGGTTATCGCAACTGGTGGACTTGCTGCCTTGATTGCAGAAGAAACCCGCAGCATCGAAGAAGTTGATCCGCTGCTTACGCTTGAAGGGCTGCGTATCATTTATGAGCGGAACCGGGAAAGGTAA
- the nadC gene encoding carboxylating nicotinate-nucleotide diphosphorylase, which translates to MILNGYNEELIERIKSWLREDVGAGDVTSSVTIPAGHQSKAVIHAKDKGIIAGITVAELVFQVVDPTLVFKPMVQDGDLVTKGTILAEVEGSTHRLLTGERLALNLLQRMSGIATRTRSYVDALEGLATKLVDTRKTTPGHRLLEKYAVRVGGGSNHRFGLYDAVMIKDNHIKGAGGITPAVERAREAIPHTMTIEVETENLDQVREALQAGADIIMLDNMHPDRMREAVALIHEQSPHVKVEASGNVSLKTIRGIAESGVDVISVGRLTYSFESLDISLDLNEKKEG; encoded by the coding sequence ATGATATTGAACGGATATAATGAAGAACTCATCGAAAGAATTAAAAGCTGGCTTCGTGAGGATGTTGGTGCAGGCGATGTGACCTCTAGTGTAACGATTCCGGCAGGCCATCAATCCAAGGCGGTTATTCATGCCAAAGACAAGGGTATTATTGCAGGTATCACTGTAGCTGAACTGGTGTTTCAAGTGGTAGACCCTACGCTAGTGTTTAAACCGATGGTTCAAGATGGCGACTTGGTTACAAAGGGCACCATTTTGGCTGAGGTAGAGGGAAGCACACACCGTTTGTTAACGGGTGAACGGCTGGCTCTGAACCTGCTGCAACGGATGTCGGGTATTGCCACGCGTACACGTTCTTATGTTGATGCACTTGAAGGCCTAGCGACGAAGCTAGTAGATACACGCAAGACTACACCGGGTCATCGATTACTTGAGAAGTACGCCGTGCGTGTGGGTGGTGGATCGAATCATCGCTTTGGTTTATATGATGCGGTTATGATCAAAGATAATCATATCAAGGGTGCAGGTGGCATTACACCCGCAGTTGAGCGTGCTAGAGAAGCTATCCCGCATACCATGACCATTGAAGTGGAGACGGAAAACCTGGATCAGGTACGAGAGGCATTGCAAGCTGGAGCAGATATCATTATGCTGGATAACATGCATCCGGATCGCATGCGTGAGGCAGTTGCATTGATCCACGAGCAGTCTCCGCATGTAAAAGTTGAGGCTTCAGGTAACGTCTCTTTGAAAACCATTCGTGGCATTGCCGAGAGCGGTGTGGATGTAATCTCGGTTGGCAGGTTAACCTACTCTTTTGAGAGCCTGGATATTAGCCTTGATTTAAACGAAAAGAAAGAGGGGTGA
- the nadB gene encoding L-aspartate oxidase, translating into MIPSYLVDFDLSSLPVVETDVLVIGSGIAGLFTAIKAGEERRVLMITKKSLLESNTRYAQGGIAAVIAEDDSPAYHLQDTLIAGAGLCRSAAVEALVNEGPDGVKELIRLGTAFDEENGVLALTQEGAHSHRRILHANGDATGYEIVRALAVEVSEHPGIEVWDEHFVIDLITDHGECIGALVQKADGSQVFVKAQATVLCSGGAGQLYRYTTNPEVATADGVAMAYRAGAVIRDMEFIQFHPTSLCYPGAPRFLISEAVRGEGAVLRNVKGERFMERYHEQLELAPRDIVARAIVSEMEATNSTFVYLDITHESTELIKHRFPTIYETCMRYGLDMTTDWIPVAPAAHYMMGGVKTDLSGESSIGRLFACGEVSSTGVHGANRLASNSLSEAIVFGRRIVERVLSLPPLAPIRYEHFAGGIGRKVVAEQRPVSERRLRLQKMMVRYVGLRRNGVNLQGAIEQLQHELHYFDQMLTQREEMEYANLLTCAWLVTTGALHRQESRGAHYREDFPQRDDVVWQKHSLQQREQAIVEELMS; encoded by the coding sequence ATGATACCTTCATACTTAGTTGATTTTGATCTGTCCTCACTGCCTGTAGTTGAGACGGATGTGCTAGTGATTGGTTCAGGCATTGCGGGATTGTTCACTGCCATCAAAGCCGGTGAAGAACGCCGTGTGTTGATGATCACGAAGAAATCGTTATTGGAAAGTAACACACGGTATGCCCAAGGAGGAATTGCCGCTGTCATTGCAGAGGATGATTCCCCCGCATACCATTTGCAGGATACCTTAATCGCTGGAGCAGGCTTATGCCGCTCCGCAGCGGTTGAGGCGTTGGTGAATGAAGGCCCAGACGGTGTTAAGGAATTAATCAGACTGGGGACAGCATTCGATGAGGAGAACGGCGTGCTGGCGTTGACGCAGGAAGGAGCGCATAGCCACCGCCGTATTTTGCATGCAAATGGAGATGCAACAGGGTATGAAATTGTGCGAGCGCTGGCTGTGGAAGTGAGTGAGCACCCAGGCATTGAAGTATGGGATGAACATTTTGTTATTGATTTGATCACGGATCATGGTGAATGTATAGGAGCCCTTGTCCAAAAGGCAGATGGCTCACAGGTGTTTGTAAAAGCTCAAGCAACAGTTCTATGCTCTGGCGGTGCAGGGCAGTTGTATCGATATACTACGAATCCAGAGGTCGCAACGGCTGACGGGGTAGCTATGGCTTATCGTGCCGGAGCTGTCATTCGGGACATGGAGTTCATTCAATTCCATCCGACCTCCTTATGTTACCCAGGAGCCCCGCGTTTCCTCATATCGGAGGCGGTACGGGGTGAAGGTGCTGTTTTGCGTAACGTGAAGGGCGAACGCTTCATGGAACGCTATCATGAACAGCTTGAGCTGGCTCCTCGAGATATTGTAGCTAGAGCGATTGTCAGTGAAATGGAAGCCACCAACAGTACCTTTGTCTACTTAGACATTACGCATGAATCAACAGAACTAATCAAGCATCGCTTCCCCACAATTTATGAAACCTGCATGCGGTACGGGCTTGATATGACCACAGACTGGATTCCAGTTGCACCTGCAGCCCATTACATGATGGGTGGGGTGAAGACAGATCTTAGCGGCGAGAGCAGTATTGGCAGGTTGTTCGCATGTGGTGAGGTTTCATCTACAGGGGTACACGGGGCGAATCGCCTGGCGAGCAACTCCTTGTCCGAAGCCATCGTGTTTGGGCGAAGAATAGTGGAGCGAGTTCTTTCCCTTCCTCCTCTAGCTCCAATCCGTTATGAGCATTTTGCTGGAGGTATCGGAAGAAAAGTCGTGGCAGAGCAAAGACCTGTATCTGAACGACGTCTACGACTACAGAAAATGATGGTTCGTTATGTTGGTCTGCGCCGTAACGGGGTTAATCTGCAAGGAGCTATAGAACAGCTTCAGCATGAATTGCACTATTTTGACCAGATGCTTACACAAAGGGAAGAGATGGAGTATGCCAACCTTTTGACATGTGCATGGCTAGTGACTACAGGTGCGTTACATCGGCAGGAAAGCCGAGGGGCACACTATCGGGAAGATTTCCCGCAGCGTGATGATGTAGTCTGGCAGAAGCATAGTCTGCAGCAGCGAGAACAAGCGATTGTGGAGGAATTGATGTCATGA